A window of Macaca thibetana thibetana isolate TM-01 chromosome 7, ASM2454274v1, whole genome shotgun sequence genomic DNA:
actcatccatccatccacccactcactcatccatccatccacccactcatccatccatccacccacccactcactcatccatccatccatccacccacctactcattcatccatccatccacccactcactcatccatccatccactcactcatccatccacccactcactcatccatccacccactcactcatccatccatccacccactcactcatccatccacccactcactcattcatccatccatccatctacctacccacctacccacccatccaaccacccatccacccacccagcaacctatccatctacccacccacccgcccatccatccatccacccacccaccctcctatccattcatccttccatctatccacccaccaacctctcccatccatccacctatttATCAACCCACCCATcgacccatccatccatccaccccccAACCTCTCCTATCCATTCACCTattcatctacccacccatctatctacctacccatccacccacccacccaccaacctCTCCTGTCCATCCACCTATTTATCAACCCACCCATcgacccatccatccatccaccccccAACCTCTCCTATCCATCCACCTattcatctacccacccatctatctacctacccatccacccacccacccaccaacctctcccatccatccatctatccacctattcatctacccacccatctacctatccattaacccacccagccacccaccaacctttccatccatccttccatccatccatccaacctccacccatccattcattcatccacttatTCATCCATGCAGCTATCaacctgtccatccatccatcctccatccaacCACTTACCCACCCAGCCATCTACCCACACAGaaatctatccatctacccacccacccaccatcctatccatccatccacccacctacccacccagcCATCCAGCAAcctatccatctacccacccacccgcccattcatccatccacctgcccatccatccatctacccactcacccacccacccgcctatccatccatccatccatccatccagctaGCCAGCCATCTGCCGTACCATCTATCCACTCAAGAATGGAGCTCCCAgcctggtccctgccctcagggtgCTCTCACTCGAGAAAAGGCACCAGCACTCAGTGGATTGACCCAGGGGATATACTCTGAATGGGTTGCTCACCTGGCGATCTCCGCAATCTCTGCCGTCTGCACGATGAAACCATAAGGGTCAGGTTCCTCCTCATCATCGTCCGTGTCCCGGGGACCAGGGACCCGGGAACGAGCCCGACTGGAGCTTCCAGCCCTCGGGGTCTGAGTGGCTGTTGAGGTGTGGGAGCGTGTGTGTTTGGGGGAGCCGTGGCGGGAGCCGTACTCCTCCTCAGAGGTGGACGTGTAATCCGAGCCCTGCTGCCGGCGCCGCGTGTCTTGGTGAGTGAATTGGTTTCAGAAGCAAGAACAGAACAAAGCAGCACTCAGCACCCTGTGGCAGTCCCAGGGTCCCTGTGGGCGAGGGCTTAgtgctgcagggctggggagcgTCAAGGCTGGTGCCCCAACCCAGTAGCCCTTCATTGAAACATCAACAGCTGCTGAGCTCCAGGGGCCACAAGGCCCCCACCAGCCCAGGGGCACATGCGGGGAAGGCAGCCTGGTGCTCCCAGGCCAGTGGCTGCGACCCGGGAGCAGTCTGCACCTGATTAGGTGGGAAACCCCCTTACAGGTGGTGGGAAAGCAGTGCCTGGCAGATGCCAAAACAGAGTAAACCTCCCTACCAGGACTtgctgcggcccaggctggaccAGACAGACAGGCAAGGACCAGTCAGAGCCCGAGCAAGGCCACTGCAgcccctccctgctgcctgctTCAGTTTGTCAGGCCCAGTGCTTCAGGTTCCGCCCCTGCTGGGCGGAGTCCTAGCCTCCTCACCAGCCCTGCTCTGAGAGCCCGGCAGCAGCTGTGCACCTGCACCATAGGTGGGGATGACGGCCAGCCGTATGCTTGGATCAAACATTACCAGTGCACCACGTGGGGTAGGGATGGCAGGCTCCACAAAGCAGCGGTGACCCTCGGCCCCAGCCCACCCCTTCCTCCAGCgaaccctgcctcagcctccagccacGCGCAGGGCCTGCCCAGTGCAGCCAGCAGTTGGGGCGGGGCCATGGGAGGACCCTGGGAGTTGGGGAAGAGGCTCCACTGGGAtcatgggtgggtaggtgggagCACAGGGCAGAAGGCAGTAGCAGCAACACCTTGGCCTCAAACCAATCCACTCGCAGGACAGCTCAGCTCCCTCGGCGGGCGGGGTGGGCCCCGCTCTGCAGACGCGGATGTCTGGCCACCCCAGGTAGGAGGCCAGCTCTGGTGGCCACAGAGGACCATCCCTGCTTGCTGTGCCCATGGACATCTGGGGGGCAGGGCTCTGCTcacagccctccctccctccctggccatGGGGCCTGCGGACTCAGAAAGGTGTTAGAGCAGCTACCAGCAGGGGGCACAGGTGTACCTGGCACCCTTCACTGAGCCACAGTACTGCGGCAGAGATCCACGGGAGTGCCCTCCCCAGGCCTAGGGCCCCAGGTCCATGGGCAGATGGCGTGGGGACCGTAAGGCACCAGGGGCCTGAGCCAGAAGACCCACCCTGGGGGATGGAAGGCCCCCACCACGCCAGAGATGGTTAGGGTGTTCAACCCACATCAGGGCACTACGGGCCCTGCCCTCAgccatgcacatgtgtgtgtgtacgtgagTCCAGCAACACATCTACCCCAGCTTTGGGAACAAAGGCTCCTCTCATGCCAGGACCAGGGGCCCACAGCCAACACTCAGCTGGCATCCAGGATGCTGCAGACCTACTGGCAGCTCTGCCTTGGCCCTGGCCTCCCACCTGCCCTGGCACTCACTGGAGGTGTATCGAGCGCTGCCCGAGCGGGCTCTGCTGAAGGGCTGGCGGGGACCCGTGCTGGTGGCTGTGGTGGCAGCCTTCCTGGCGACAGCCCGTGCTTCGGCCATGGTGGGCTTGCGGCTGGCACAGCACAACTCCACACTGCGGCCAGAGAAGCTGGTGCGGGCAGGGGCTGCCTCGGGGTCACTAGTCCCTGTGAAGGAGCCGGCCCGCTTCCGGGGCATGGCCAGGATGTCCAAGCGCGACAGCTTCTTGGCCTGCTCAGCAGCTGGCCGGCCCACAGGCTCAGGGTTGCCCAGGGATCCCCGCTCACCATCCGCGGCCTCAGTGTCTGAAGCGTCCCCCAGCCGGGCCCGCCTCAGCCGGGAGGCCCGTGTGGGGCGAGGGGTGGACAGGCTGTTGGAGCGGGTCAAGGCCTGCGGCCCCTTCTGGGAGCTGGCTGAGCTGCGGCTCTGCTCCTCCCGGGAAGCAGGGGATGGCGGTGGGGCTGCTGGTTTCCGGCGAGACCCGAGCCGTCCTGCCCCGGTGGCCTCAGGGGTTTCATGGTTGGAGGCCATCACCTCTGAGCTGGGTGGGTGGGCGAGGACAGGGCTACGCTCCTCACTGGGCCAGTCCAGGGACCCCCGGGGCCTGTGGCCACGCCTTATGGCTGAGCGCCGTACTGGCTCTCCACGGCCCATGTCCGTCGGGCCAAGTGGGTGACGCTGTCTCTCTGAGGGCTGCTCACGGGCACTGCTCAGGGCGGTGCCTCCTGGGTCCTGTGCAGTTGGCGGGGATGGCGACATCTCCTTCTGTGCCCGCAGGGGCTGCGGGGTTGTGGGGCTGGGTCCGCTCTTGCCACTGCGCAGGCTGACTGTGCTGGCAGTGTCCACGTCCGAGTCCCCAGACATGGCGTCCTCCGGCGGCCTTGGAGTACTGCCCCCCTCACACTCGGCGTCCACAGAATTGGAGAGGAGTCGGGCCTCCAGGGCCGCCAGGGCCGTCTCTGTCTCCTTCAAGATCAGGTGGGTGTCCTGGGAGTGGAAGTCCATGCGTGCGGCCCTGGTAGCAGCCAGGTCCTGTAGAAGTGGGTGGCTGGAGATGTTGGGGGGCTTGCTGGGCGCTGGGGGACCACTGGCTGGCTCCTTAGTGAAGCTCTCTTGCCGGAGGAAGGGTGGGGCAGGGCCATCGGGTTCTGGGGACCGTCCAGGCCGTAGCTGGATGACCATTCTCCCATTGGCACTGACATAGATGCCATCCCGTGCtggggggctgggctgggctgcctGCCCTAAGCCCTCCCCATCCCCTGGAGCCGTAAGTGGTTTCCTAGGTAACACAGCATCCCCATCCTGGTCCCCAATGAAGAAAGAGGTGGGAGTTGACTCCCCGGGGGCCCTTGGTGAGCACCGACCCCTGCTCCATGTGGGCCCCTCCTGGGGGCTCCTGCGTCTGCTGTCCCGTGGCTCCACCCCTGGCTCAGGGCCTCGGCCCCCGTCCGAACCACTGGCATCGCTGAGGCTGTCAGGGTCCAACTCCTCCTGGCCGAAGAGGCGGCCGGGCTGCTCACTGCCCAGCTCCGGTGGCCCAGGCCCACTCCTCCTGCTGCTCTCCGGGCCCGCAGGGCTGTCGGCCCTCTCACTGGGCAGCTGAGGGAGCCGTCGCCGCATGCGCACAGGCAGGGACCCCTCCGGCTCCCCGCCTCTACGTTCCAGGCCATCCTCTGTGGAGCACAAAGGCAGCTGCTTACAGGGCTGCTGGTCTGCAGGCCCTCCATGCACAGCCTCCATGCACAGGAAGAGGCAGCCTGTGTCCGTGGTCAGTGGCCTGAGCCCCCCGGCCTGGCCCCTGACTCCCCTGCAGCACTGGAGCCACTTACCTGTGAGGCCCGGGTCTGAGTagctgtcagccaggctggcccAGCGGGACACCCACTTCTGACCCCCAGGGGAGCCCGGCACCGGGAGGCCCTGTGGAGAGGAGGGTGGGAGTGTTTCCACGTGCAAGCCCAACGGTGAGGAGCAGGGGGTGCCAGGGAACAGGAGGGGCATCCAGAGCAGCCACCACCAGCCCCACGCATGCACGCCACCCTGGGCCTGCCGCTTGAGTGAGCACATGCCCCCGCAAAGGCAGCCAGGGGTCCCAGTTGCCTCGCCTGGACTTGCTCCAACGTGACCCCTGCCGGCCCAGCCCAGGCAGCCCCACAGAACTCAGTTCCAGGTTGGCAGAGCAGCCGTGGCCCTGTCCTGACCTCGGAGCCCGTTTTGCCCAGGACCTCAAATCAACACTGGATCTGACACCTGGCCCCGATCCCTCCTCGTGGAAGCCCCCGTTCACCCTCCAGGTGAGCGTGCCCCCAGAGGAAAGTCCAGTCTCGCCCCATGAGGGGTCTACTGTCCCCAGGCCCGGCTTGGACGCTGCCCtctccctgcccagcccctccttGGGGTGGCCATCTGTGCTTGTACCTGGTGCTCCGCCTGGGGAGCCGCACCCAGTGGCCGGGAGGCAAACTCCTGCAGGAGCGCCATCCGCTGGGCCACACCCCCATCACCAGACTCATCTCTGTCCCCTCTGATGACTGGGCGAAAGGTGGCCGAAGATGCCCTGGAGAGTTCAGGGGACTCCAACACCCCAAAGACCTGCCAAGAGGAAATGGTCCCAGGCACTGAGGGCCAGAGAAGCCCACTTCCCAACCCTCCACTGACACCGGCCACCCCCAAGCCATGGGGAGAGCAGGGACCTGGTTGGCCAGAGTGGCTGGTGGCCAGGACACACAGCCTGGCTATCAGCGGGACATGCGGATGGGATATAGACCCAGCCCTGGGAAGGTGAGGGCAGGGCTGTGGGCAGCACCCCAGGCTCCCTCCTGCCCAGCTGGGCCAGAGGCAGGAGCCAGGGCTGGGTTGGAGCAGGACAAcgtccacccacctccaccctggTCCCCATGAGGGCTCTCATTCGCCGCCGGGCCGCACCTGGTCGATCATCTTTCGGGCCTCCTCCACTTCCGTGTCCTGTGCCTCGGTCTCGATGGTGTATGTCCCTGCGTCACTGAGGCTGTCGTCCTCCTCCTGTTTCCGTGCCTTGGTCAGTTGGGGGTCGGTAGGGGCGGGCGGTGGGGTCGGGGGGCCCACAGGGCTGGTCCCACGGGGTGTCAGGGGAGCGGGCAGCACGGGAGGAACCTTCTCGGGGCTGGGCCTGGCGGCCGGGGAGCTCTCCCGCAGACACTGGGCCATGAAGTCCTGGGCCAGGCGGGAACGGCGCCCCACGCTTCCGAAGGGGCGGGCAGGGGTTCGGGAGGCAGGCGAGGGGCTGCCCAGCCGTTCCTCTGTCTTCTCCCGCTTCAGCGAGCCGGCCCTCTGTGGCCCCGAGCTGCGGCCCCCCGCCTGGACTGGGGCTGGGACACTGGGGCGGTCCCTATCGGCCGGTGTCGGGCCACGGCGCTTGTCGGCCTTGGGGTCCCCAGACGGGGTGTGCGTGAAGGATTGGGACCGCTTCTTTCGGGGCGTGTCCTCGTCGAAGAACTCGATGACAAAGGCCTGCTGGTTATGTAGTAGCTCCTGGGGGTCCCGCTTGATCTGCCTCTGCAGCCGCACCTGCTCCCCACTGGCCTCCAAGGGCACCCCGGTGGCTGAGGCCGCCTTGGCCAGGGGGTCCTCTGAGTCACTCTGTGTGCCATCCTCGTGCTTGTGGCCTGGGGGGGACAGGGGACCCCACCTTGTCAgcccaagagaaaggaaacagcTGTGGATTTCAGACAGCCTCATCACCCCACGCCTGAGCTGAGTTGACAGAGCACCCTAGCCCTCAGGGCGCCCCCACACAGGGCAGAGAAGTACAACGGGAAGACACAGGACCGGACCCCTGATCAGGCAGGTGGCTCTTGGGCAATTAATTGAAAAACGGGAAGTCAACCCAGCTGAATGGGCCCCTCTGCATGGCAACGGTGCAGACCCAGCCAACGCCTGGTCCCCTGCCTGTCCCGGGACTGGCACGGCCGCCAGCTGGGCACTCACCCTTCAGAGTGCGGGTGTGGACAGGCAGGTCGCTCTTGGTGCTGTGGCGGTCGTCCCCAGGACCAACCCGGTGCAGCAGGCTCGGGTCATTCTGCACCAGCCAGTCGGCCACCTTGGTCTCAGCTGACACCATCTCGCCAGGTGTGGCCTCCTTGCCCGGGGGCCGCCGCTGGCGCAGGGAAAACTTGGTGATATGGTCCTTGATCTTCATCTTGCCGGGGCTGCAGTCATCAAACTCGATGGTGAAGGACGCGTGGCTCTGCACCACAGGGGCCGCTCCGACCCCACCTGCCTCTGCATCCTTCGTGGGCATCTCGTGCGCCGACACGTCAGGGGGCTGCGACGGCTGTGGGGTCTCCTTCGTGGGAATCTCGAAGTAGCTGGGCTCCCGCCGGAACGAGCAGCCCTGAGGCTCAGCGGGGGCACGGAAGCCGTGGAGCTCCCCGTCCTGCTGCACCGGCCCCTTGGGACGCTCTGGTGTGGGAAGATGTCTTCAGACCCGGCCTCGGGGCAGCCACCTGCTACCACCCTCCTCAGCCAGGACCATCAACTCCACCCAAGAGGGGGAGAGAGGCCCCATGTCCCCTGGAGTGGGCTCAAACCCAGGCCATCCCCTTCACACACCACCCTCTGGGAGCCCTCAGGGTCTCACCAGCCTGGCCCCAGGACCAACCTGGGTAGGGCTCTCCCTGGCGCTGGGCGTCAGGCAGCGTGCTACCATCGTCCTCACCCCACCAGGAGGGCTGCCCGTACAGGGGCGTGCGGTAAGAGGCTGCCTCTGTGGAGGGAGCAAGAGTTCAGACCCTGTGTTGCTGGGGCCCCTAGTGTGAAAAGCAGAGAACTGGCACCCCAGGATAGGCTGGACTCTGGGGCAGGCCCCGGCATCGCCTCCCAGCTTGGCCTTGTGGCAGCCCAGGGCCCTACGTCTGTGGGGAATGTTGACTACCTAGAGTTCAGAGGTGGCTCACTGGCCCCTCCCTGCCTGGCCCCACCCTCCCCCACAAGTGCTTAAAGGctccctgcctgcctggcccctcctccctgcctggcccctcctccctgcctggcccctccttcctcccctccgtGTGCTCAAAGGCTCATCCCCTGGGGCATGGTGGGCGCCCCCTCCAACACCATCCTGCAACCATGCCCTAGCCTTCGACCCCAGAGCCCATTGAACAGAGAGGACAGGAGGCCAGGGGGAGCCCACACCTGGGTCCAGCCACCTCCAAGGCTTGGTAAATAGTTCAGGCCACAAATGGGTGGCCCTGGGAGTGGGCAGCCACTGCAGTCTACATGGTCCCTGTGGCGTTTTAGTTTGTTTGTCTTAACAACCAGAGTGAAATTGTGTATTTCAGATGGAATCTGACTTCTGACTCCCTCTGCGAAGCTGGCAGCCCAGCCCTTCCCGATGGCAGCAGTGAACAGAAGCAGCGTCCAGTGCCCTCAGGTCAGGGCGCTGGCCCTCATGCCCACAGTCTCCTTCCTGGGCCCTCCACTCAAGCTCTTTCTATACTTGCTGGAGCCCAGGGGGCCTCTGCATCATGGCCACCAGCTGCTTACACTGCTGGGTGGACAGAGAGTTGGAGGCCGGTCACCTGTCAGGAACCATGGGCACACTGCGCTGGGGATGCAGGGCCCCTGAGAGGTGTCACACATGCCTTATCCCTCCCTGGGAACTCACCCTTGACCCAGGGTCACGCCCAGGGGCTGCTGAGGCAGGGGCATCTGCTACCAGGCAGTCTCCCCTCTGCTGCCGGCCCTGAACCCCTCCTTGGTCCCCAAAATGTGCTGCCCTCGCTCTAACGGAGCCAAGGAGCCAGGCTGCCCAGCTGGCTGCACCTGTCACAACCTCCCGGACGGCTCCGCACCGCCGTCACCAGCTGCGTGTGTTTCACAGCCTGGAAACCGACAGGTGCCCCAGGGAGCTCAGATGGCTTTCTGGAAAGCTTCCCAGTCCCCAGCGGTCTTCCATTCTGGGCAGGCCTGCGTCCCAACCAGACGCCGGCAGCTGCGGCTGTACAACACAGATGTGTGGGCTGACGGCGGAACACGGCAGACGTGGGGCCAAAGCTGGGGGTGGCAGGGTGACCCTTCCTGGACCAAGGTGGGAGCAGGAGAAAGGGCGCCCAGATACACCCCTGTCTAACCAGAACTCAAGTCATACACTGGGGCCTCAGGCTTGGATCCCCCACCCCGACCCCTCCACACATGACCAGGCACTTTCTCACTCTcagctccttcccctccccttgtGCCCACTGGACCAATGCAGACCCGGACCCTCGTGCAGCTGCCTTCCTCCCAGACTTCTGCCCACCCGCTGCACCGACTGCCGAAGGCACATATCAGGTCTCGTCAGAAACCACCAACCCCTGAGCCCTGCTGGCTCGGTCCGCAGAATCGAGTCCAAATGCCTGATATTAGGGAGCATAGCCGCACCCCCCCATCCCCCGCCTGTCACCACGAGGGACACAGGGTGCCCAGCTGGTGGTCCACCAACCCCACAAGAACTGTGGGCCCAAGGGGTGCAGGCATGCACAGGTAGGTGTGCACAGAGGTGAGCAGTGTGGGCGTGCATGGGCAgctgtgtgtgtggggtgagAGGTGAGGGATGTGGGTGTGCACGGGTAGATGTGTATACAGGGGTGGGGGTGTGAGTGCACAGGGGTGAGCAGTGTGGGCGTGCATGGGTAgctgtgtgtgtggggtgagAGGTGAGGGATGTGGGTGTGCACGGGTAGATGTGTATACAGGGGTGGGGGTGTGAGTGCACAGGGGTGAGCAGTGTGGGCGTGCATGGGTAGCTGTGTACAGCAGTGAGGGGTATGGGCATGTATGGGTAGGTGTGCACAGGGGTGAGTGGTGTGGGTGTGCATGAGTAGGGTGTGTATAACAAAGAGGGGTGCAGGCGTGCATGGGTAGGTGTGTACGGGGTGAGCGGTGCAGGCATGCACAGATAGGTGTGTGCAACGCGTAAGGAATGTGGGTGTGCAAGGGTAGGTGTGCACAAtgggtgaggggtgtgtgtgtacaggggtATGTGTGTGCAATGGACAAGGGTATGGGTGTGCACGGCATATGCATGCACAGGGGTGAGGAGGGCAGGGAGGCAGGTGCAGGGCAGAGGGCCTGGCAGTAGCCCTGTGTGCGCGTAAAATTGCTCCACACTGCCTGGGCCTACCTGTTCCTGGTCTCCGGTCCCCCTTCTCTGGCCTGGGGTTCGAGGCCTCGCAGTACGGTGTGTGTTCCGGCAGCGCCTCGCTCCTCTTGGGTGCCAAGCCCTTCACACTCACCTGCAGCTGGCTGGTGTACTTCTCGTGCTGTGGGCAGGCCAGGCGGGGTGAGGTACTGGGCCCAGCCTCAGGAGGACCCCACTGGGGTGGacccagcctctcctctccaTCCACAGGGCCCAGCTATGACTTTGCATGTCACAAGCTCTCCCTAACGCTCCCTAAAAGAGCAGACAGAGCCTCAGcctgcccaggtcacacagctcgGGTCCAGCTCAAGCCTGGGGAGGGGCAGCTTCCAGGGGAAGCAGGGGCTTGCTtgggtggggcagggcagagcAGGCCGCAGTCATCAGAGTGGGGGCCGTCGGGTGGGCAGCAGGGCCGCTTGTGCCATCAGACAGAACCTGGCTCCCTTAGGCCCTGCCCCTTGCAGGCTGGGGGACCCCATACTGCTCAGAGATCATCCAAGGAGTGGGCTAAGCGCCCTGGCCCCACAGGGCTCCTGGGGTGCTCTGAGCCCAGCCCTGAATCTGTGCTCCATAACTCCCACACGAACAAGTGAGGGCGAGGAGACGCCCCTTCCACCTAGGACCCTCGTGCCCCCACAGGGGCCCTGGCCGTGTGTGTCCCCAGCACACGGGGGAAAGGGCACTCAAGGATGCCCACCCTTGAAGGCTGCCACCATCAGCCTCCAGcacccttccttcctgcctctggcCACCCCCCGATGGCGGTCTCATCAATATGCTGTGGGCAGCTTTTACCTCCCAAGGGGCTCCGACAGGGCGCCTGGCCAGGGTGGGCTGCGCGGGAGGAGATTGGAGAGACTGACAGGAACTCGGGGGGCCTTGGTCATGCAGCGTAAAACCCTTACAAACCCTCAGCCTAAGACCTTCAGATTTCAGCCTGGGAGACCTCAGATCCCCTCACCCTGAGAAGCAATAAATCCTCTCAGCCTGAAGTGACCCCAAATCCTGCCACCTTGAAGGACTCAAATCCGCTAAACTGGAGGGCACTTAATCCCCTGGGCATGAGACCCCAAAGCACCTCCTCAGCTTCAGAGACCTCAAATCCCTTCACCCAGAGGAACGCCAAATCCTCTAAGACGTAGATCCTCAAATCCCCCGAGCCTAAGGAGCCCTAAATATCTCACTCACAGAGAGACCAAATTTCCCCAGCCTCAGAGACCCTAAACACTGTATAGAGACTCTTAATCCCTTCAGCTTCAAAGACTCCAAATAACTGTAACGTCAGAGAATCTAAAGCCCCTTATGAGACCCCAAAGCTCCTTAATCTGAGAGACACTCCTGAAAAGATGCTGGGGGGCTCAGGGGCTCTATACCCTCCTGGCTCTCTGAACGGGGCCCTCTGCTCCCAGGGAGGCTCCTGgcccccgcctcagccccccTGTACTCTCCTGCAGGGTGATCCCAGCAGCTTCCTGGGCTCTGGCCACCCAGCTCACCCGATGAGCCGTTTGTTCTGTGAGCCAGAGCTAAACCCGCCGGCACCCAACGCCGCAGCTCACAAAGCCCAGGAGCTGCAGCAGGCTGACCATGCAGCCCGAATCCTCCCAGGCCCCTCCCAGAGCCCTGATCCTGCTGCATCCACAACAGTGGCGCCTGCATCCCAGTGCCCCCGCCATCTGTCACTGCAGCAGGCTGGGGGTAATGACTACCTTCCCACCTGCCAGACTGGGCCATCTGGCAGGGCAGGACAGGCTGGCCTGACTCATGGCACCCACAGCCTGAACGGGGTGCCCCAAAGGCCTGGGGAGTGTTTGCTGGGGAGATGGCAGTGGGAGCAGGGTAGGGAGGATGGGGGGCTGAGCCCTCGTGGCTGAGTCCCCCAGGCTCGGCCAGCACTAACCTTGAGCGCCTCCTCCGGGACTCGGTGCTGCACACGCTCCAGCACATACATGTTGGAATGTGAACACATGTTAAGGCGAACACGCAGCAGAAGAGCCAGGAGCCCAGCGCGGAAGTCCACGCCCAGCAACAGGTGTGCCAGCTCAAGGGCCCATCGAGGCAGGCAGAGGAGGGGCCTCTTTCTTTCCG
This region includes:
- the CEP170B gene encoding centrosomal protein of 170 kDa protein B, whose product is MSATSWFLVSSSGARHRLPRELIFVGREECELMLQSRSVDKQHAVINYDQDRDEHWVKDLGSLNGTFVNDMRIPDQKYVTLKLNDVIRFGYDSNMYVLERVQHRVPEEALKHEKYTSQLQVSVKGLAPKRSEALPEHTPYCEASNPRPEKGDRRPGTEAASYRTPLYGQPSWWGEDDGSTLPDAQRQGEPYPERPKGPVQQDGELHGFRAPAEPQGCSFRREPSYFEIPTKETPQPSQPPDVSAHEMPTKDAEAGGVGAAPVVQSHASFTIEFDDCSPGKMKIKDHITKFSLRQRRPPGKEATPGEMVSAETKVADWLVQNDPSLLHRVGPGDDRHSTKSDLPVHTRTLKGHKHEDGTQSDSEDPLAKAASATGVPLEASGEQVRLQRQIKRDPQELLHNQQAFVIEFFDEDTPRKKRSQSFTHTPSGDPKADKRRGPTPADRDRPSVPAPVQAGGRSSGPQRAGSLKREKTEERLGSPSPASRTPARPFGSVGRRSRLAQDFMAQCLRESSPAARPSPEKVPPVLPAPLTPRGTSPVGPPTPPPAPTDPQLTKARKQEEDDSLSDAGTYTIETEAQDTEVEEARKMIDQVFGVLESPELSRASSATFRPVIRGDRDESGDGGVAQRMALLQEFASRPLGAAPQAEHQGLPVPGSPGGQKWVSRWASLADSYSDPGLTEDGLERRGGEPEGSLPVRMRRRLPQLPSERADSPAGPESSRRSGPGPPELGSEQPGRLFGQEELDPDSLSDASGSDGGRGPEPGVEPRDSRRRSPQEGPTWSRGRCSPRAPGESTPTSFFIGDQDGDAVLPRKPLTAPGDGEGLGQAAQPSPPARDGIYVSANGRMVIQLRPGRSPEPDGPAPPFLRQESFTKEPASGPPAPSKPPNISSHPLLQDLAATRAARMDFHSQDTHLILKETETALAALEARLLSNSVDAECEGGSTPRPPEDAMSGDSDVDTASTVSLRSGKSGPSPTTPQPLRAQKEMSPSPPTAQDPGGTALSSAREQPSERQRHPLGPTDMGRGEPVRRSAIRRGHRPRGSLDWPSEERSPVLAHPPSSEVMASNHETPEATGAGRLGSRRKPAAPPPSPASREEQSRSSASSQKGPQALTRSNSLSTPRPTRASRLRRARLGDASDTEAADGERGSLGNPEPVGRPAAEQAKKLSRLDILAMPRKRAGSFTGTSDPEAAPARTSFSGRSVELCCASRKPTMAEARAVARKAATTATSTGPRQPFSRARSGSARYTSNTRRRQQGSDYTSTSEEEYGSRHGSPKHTRSHTSTATQTPRAGSSSRARSRVPGPRDTDDDEEEPDPYGFIVQTAEIAEIARLSQTLVKDVAILAREIHDVAGDGDTLGSSGPAHSASLSTMPSTPASTISAREELVQRIPEASLNFQKVPPGSLNSRDFDQNMNDSCEDALANKTRPRNREEVIFDNLMLNPVSQLSQAIRENTEHLAEKMKILFQNTGRAWEDLEARINAENEVPILKTSNKEISSILKELRRVQKQLEVINAIVDPSGSLDLLTGNRSLASSAQPGLGKGRVAAQSPPSPASAEALLPALPLRSFPQRVSCGPPSLPDPTFLPDAERFLI